One region of Pagrus major chromosome 5, Pma_NU_1.0 genomic DNA includes:
- the LOC140995636 gene encoding coiled-coil domain-containing protein 42 homolog: MNSWTVREEQGTTSLPAAARCATPSPRDRTAVFFELQEKQHELLELDAQTEERRQVLETLHQRKEELDTKYKEVEEFHSSYDLFLKDEENDRLVEKAERQRKEGLQKEAEIKRLKEEYAGLMERKQELQRRVQSHGVYQDFMERVVKMTTFSDVQRLAGHLESLLHFRGKLCQRESEAQEQADQQRKALQTLEDQHHLLQLHKNNQLSQLYKKLEKMCSEALTWERKWNHIQETAAMKTLLLGKVKIATLNLYEMIDDEVKGEEGVDVNDTETQLDKVRMFIQDNEEILKQHQTPSQAKPSLTHNEGQKRKEQKRDKTRKQIFTHK; encoded by the exons GAGCCCACGTGACAGGACGGCGGTTTTCTTTGAGCTCCAGGAGAAACAGCACGAGCTGCTCGAGCTTGACGCACAGACAGAGGAGCGCAGACAG GTGTTGGAGACTTTGCATCAGCGCAAAGAAGAGTTGGACACGAAGTATAAGGAAGTAGAAGAGTTCCACTCAAGTTATGACCTGTTTCTCAAG GATGAAGAAAACGATCGACTTGTTGAGaaagcagagaggcagaggaaagAGGGGCTTCAAAAGGAGGCTGAGATTAAGAGGCTGAAGGAGGAGTACGCTGGCCTGATGGAGAGGAAACAGGAGCTACAGCGTCGGGTGCAGAGCCACGGAGTGTACCAGGACTTCATGGAGCGGGTGGTCAAGATGACTACG ttcTCTGATGTGCAGCGGCTCGCAGGTCATTTGGAGAGTCTTCTCCACTTTAGAGGCAAGCTCTGTCAGCGGGAGAGTGAGGCACAGGAGCAGGCCGACCAGCAGAGAAAAGCACTGCAGACACTGGAGGACCAGCATCActtgctgcagctgcacaaGAACAACCAGCTTTCCCAGCTCTACAAAAAGCTGGAGAAGATGTGCTCTGAAGCTCTAACATGG GAAAGAAAGTGGAACCACATTCAGGAGACGGCAGCAATGAAAACACTCCTACTGGGAAAGGTTAAGATTGCAACCCTCAACCTCTATGAAATGATAGATGACGAGGTAAAAGGAGAGGAAGGTGTGGATGTgaatgacacagagacacagctggaCAAG GTCAGGATGTTCATCCAGGACAACGAGGAGATACTGAAACAGCATCAAACTCCCTCACAAGCAAAACCGTCCCTCACGCACAACGAGggacagaaaaggaaagagcAGAAAAGAGACAAGACCAGAAAGCAAATCTTTACCCATAAATGA